A window of Homo sapiens chromosome 6 genomic scaffold, GRCh38.p14 alternate locus group ALT_REF_LOCI_1 HSCHR6_MHC_APD_CTG1 genomic DNA:
CACAAGTCCTTGGGGTACGAATCCAGAATGGCAGGTAAGAATAGAGGCGGGTGGAGGAATAGACATGAGGGGCCCAAAGGCTACATCTTCTGGGGGTTCATCTATCTTGATCCACAAGCCATGCGAGGTGCCTCTCCGCCCACTGCAGACATCCTCTGATGGAACTCTGTGCCCGAACCTTTGTGCCCAACTCCACAGAATGTGGTGGGGACAAAGGGAGGGTCAAAGTCATCACTGGACCCAACTCATCAGGGAAGAGCATATACCTCAAACAGGTGAGGAGaagccctgcagcctgggcctcTGGCGTCTCCTGCATCTACTCCACCCCTACTTGCCAGCCAACTCAGGCTCCTGCAGCTCTTCTCCCATTTTCTGACCCCGCTCTTCATGAAAGGACCATCACCCACATCCCTGTGCTTCCACCTCACATGTTCTTATTCTCCACTGGAGAGCCATGCTCTAATGGAACTTTCCGTGGCCCAAATTCCTTCACCTGCCTCTGAGTAGGTACACACCACTCCCAAGTATGTCTCTGCCCACGTCCCGTGCCTCTTCACTGATTCTAAATTAGCCCACAGGGCTATGGTCAGGATTCGGGGAGGAGAGACAGAGTCAGTGTGTCTGTTACCTATTTCTCCTGTTTCACCCTGTCCATTTCTCTTTGATGTGCCATTCATGCCTTGAGCCTCACTTTCACCTCAGCCCACGGCACCAGGCCCCAGGCCCTGTCTCCTTCCCTATTCAGGTAGGCTTGATCACATTCATGGCCCTGGTAGGCAGCTTTGTGCCAGCAGAGGAGGCCGAAATTGGGGCAGTAGACGCCATCTTCACACGAATTCATAGCTGCGAATCCATCTCCCTTGGCCTCTCCACCTTCATGATCGACCTCAACCAGGTCAAAGGGAACAAAGGGAGGTGGGATTGAGGAAGGGGATAATGGGAAAGGAACCCCTGAAAATGCTCATAACAGGAAAGCATGCCCTCTGCTGCATGCCCTTTATACTAAAAGTGGGGAGCACTAAGGTCAgagataagaagaatcaataccatAAACATTTCTTGAACCCTTGTTTCATGTGAGTCACTGTTGGCAAAGAGGATGAACAAAGCGTGCACCTCACCATTCAAGAACTTGCAGTGCAGTAGGGAGGGCATGTATACAGCTTTATTCACAGGCCAACTGTGGTCAGTGCGTTACGGGCTTCCAATACTAACTTTCCCTTGTCCACCTTATACCCAGCAGGTGGCGAAAGCAGTGAACAATGCCACTGCACAGTCGCTGGTCCTTATTGATGAATTTGGAAAGGGAACCAACACGGTGAGGGGAGAAACTGATGAGGGGAGAAACTAAGGAGGGGAAAATGGAGGAGGATGAAGGAGCATGACAGTGAGGCTGGGCCTCTGGAATGGAATAGGGCTGTGTGGgcagaaaagaaatagaacacGAGACAGGGAAAGGCAGTGCAAGTGCAGAGGGGCATATGGGGTCCCCATGGCTCCGAATGCTAACCTCTGCCCTCTTTGCAGGTGGATGGGCTCGCGCTTCTGGCCGCTGTGCTCCGACACTGGCTGGCACGTGGACCCACATGCCCCCACATCTTTGTGGCCACCAACTTTCTGAGCCTTGTTCAGCTACAACTGCTGCCACAAGGGCCCCTGGTGCAGTATTTGGTGAGGAGACCAATCTAGCTCCTCGGGGACCCCCAGGCTGGGCATTTCCCAGAGGTGGGGATTGGCTCCTCTATCAGAACAAGGGCTCCCTCAGCACAGAGACCAcatcccttcccttttctccctccccacaggATTGGCCAAGGGTTTCAGGACAGGAAGGAGGTGATTGATGATACActgtcttttattctcttttaagaCCATGGAGACCTGTGAGGATGGCAACGATCTTGTCTTCTTCTATCAGGTTTGCGAAGGTGTTGCGAAGGCCAGCCATGCCTCCCAcacagctgcccaggctgggcttcctGACAAGCTTGTGGCTCGTGGCAAGGAGGTGATGAGATCCAAATGTGCAACCACCTCCACATCAGAGCTCCCTTTCATTCCTAGTCCTACTGGGCCTGGGTCTAGGTCCACAGGATTTCTGACCCTtatttccccttctcttccccactccccttACTCCTCCCACCTTCTTGCTTGTTCCTAGGTCTCAGACTTGATCCGCAGTGGAAAACCCATCAAGCCTGTCAAGGATTTgctaaagaagaaccaaatggaaaagTGCGTATATGGCCCCAGTGTCTTTACCCTCTCTGCATCTTCTCCTGCAACTCTTCTCCCCTTTTCAGGGACTCAGCCTTCCTCCAGCACTTTGCCCTTCAGAAACCCACCATTTCTTTCTGAAATCCCTAAATCTTCAAGATCCCAGGTTTTCTGTGCCACAGCCTCTCCCCTCTGCCCAGGGATTTGGTTGTCCATTCTGCCATAAATCTTgcgattttctctcttcttcagttGCCAGACATTAGTGGATAAGTTTATGAAACTGGATTTGGAAGATCCTAACCTGGACTTGAACGTTTTCATGAGCCAGGAAGTGCTGCCTGCTGCCACCAGCATCCTCTGAGAGTCCTTCCAGtgtcctccccagcctcctgagacTCCGGTGGGCTGCCATGCCCTCTTTGTTTCCTTATCTCCCTCAGACGCAGAGTTTTTAGTTTCTCTAgaaattttgtttcatattaggaataaagtttattttgaagAAAGATATTGTTTCTTTAGTCTCAAAACAAGAGACTAGGAAAGATCCAAAACACAGAGCAGGAGTCCACAGGGGAACCTGCCCTGCCtcagtaaaaatacagtgttgTTGCTGTAGGAAGACTCCCGGATTCTACCCCAGGATACTTCATGAGAACGAACCCCTTCAGAGAGGCCCTACAAAACAGATTAGAGGGAAGACAGAGGGGTCCAAGGGAGATGGTCTCTCTTCTCAAGTAGGAACACCCCAGCCTCAGACAGACACAGCAGGAAGGGGCCTGAGAGGCTGACAGAGGCAGGATGGGTGCaaggcaggggtggaggggagggaccAGCCCGGGCTGCACCAGTGGGAGTGGCTCCACCCTTCCCACCTCAGAGCCATGGGGAGCCAGGGCTCTGGCGGGGTGCCCTTGGTGCAGGCTCCCTACACAGTCCTGCTGCTGCCGCTGGGGACAAGCCGCCAAGACCCAGGGGCCCAGAGCTTCTTCCTTTGGGTGAGTATCAGCCCAACAAGAGGTCCCAGGGGAACTCTCTCAATAGATCTGCCCtttatatttccattcaactTGAGGGCCCACAGTGTTCCCGCCtgcctccccttgccctccaggTCCTCAGTGGCCAGTCTGGGTTCACACTCAGTGACCACACAGTGAACCCAACTAGGGGTGGAGAGAAAGGGCCATAACCCAGAGCCCTACTGTGGCGTGAGAGTCAGCCTCTGTGATTGCCTTTCCCAGCTACGCAGGATGCAGGCTCTGGAGAGAGAACAGGATGCCCTGTGGCAGGGTCTGGAGCTGCTACAGCATGGCCAGGCCTGGTTTGAAGACCATCTGAGGGAGGCACAGCGACAGCAGCTGCATCTAGGGGCCCTTGGTGAGGTATGGGGGCTGCCCCTCTGTGTGAATGGGGGGAGGACCAGGGAGGGAGGAACAGGGAATGTGTAGACACAGCCTGAGACCACTCTGGAGAGGGGAGAGTTAATGGTCAGGGATCATGAGTTGGAGGCAGCATCGTAATGACAGGATGCCACCAAGTGTTAAGTTGGTGTTCATTGTTGGGGCTGGAGGAAGCTGGTCTGCATTCCATTCAGAGGGATTTGGATCACTCCATGGAGATGAGGGTGTGGCCTGGATTATTCCAATGGGGCAGGGATGGACAGGGAGGCTCCATGAAGAGTAGTGAAAGGGGGTATTGTGCTATTTGAGGGAGATGGAGGAACTGATGTGCTAAAGAGATGGAGGTGGAGAGTACTGGATTTTCCCACCTGCCTGGGAGGGTACTGGGACGAGGGGATCCAGATGAGAGGGATGGCCTGTGGTGACAGGAATAGAGTGGCAGACGACctcaggttttcaccatgttgtcagcCTCCAACTCCTCCTCTAGAATTTTCTAACAGATTTACACTCAGAGCCTGGTCGCCCCCCGTTAGCCCAGATTCAAAAGGTGAACATCTGTTTGCAGAATCTGATTCATGAGAAGGTGAGTTTATTGTTTTCAGTTTAGACTTTTGGGAAGTTGGACTAGAGAGGGGAGTTGTTGGGGTCAGTGCTGGCTTAACAGAAAACACAGCGAATTTCCCCTCCAGTTCTCCCCAAGTCCACTGAACAAGGCTAGTTCCTGCACCACCCAGGATTCAAAGGAAAGACGAAGGGAGCAGAACTTGTGGCAGCAACAGGTAAACTTCAAGAAGGagggcaggagccccaccctACAGGGCTGGGAGGAGCCCAGAGGCCCCATCTGTTTCTCCTCCAGGAGTTGTCAAGGCAGCAGAAAGGAGTCACCCAGCCAAAGGAGGAGATGGCTCAGCGGGGCTGCACCAAGGGGCCAAGAGGCCCTACCCGTGTCTAAACCCTCCTCTCACTCCCCTAAGCCTGGTGAAAGAGTCAGAAGCCCCAggctcctttttctgtttcttaactcAACAGCTAAAAAATGGCTCCAGGTAGTGAGTCAATGAAGTTCAGACATGTTGGTGTAAAGTTTCTCCTCTGCTCCTGAAAACTTCATCTTCTTGGTGTCTCATGTCCTCATTCTCCCCTATATGACATGCAAAAACGATCTTTCTTTGAAATCCCTCTGGGAAGAAGCATGTTTATTGAAACTGTCCTTCAgccttaaatacaaaaataaaactgaaactgCTCCAGAAAGCAGCTTTCTCCAAAAATGTCTTTGGTTTGTTTCTCATAGGGTTAGGAAAAGTGCATTGTGGGAATATCCATTGCCCTCTATCCCAGTCTTgcagggtgttttgttttgttttgtttctgagatagggtctcactgtcgctcaggctgtagtgcagtggttcgaccacaactcactgcagcctcaacctcctgggctcaagtgatcctcctgcctcagcctcccagagtgctgggattacaggcgtgagccactgcacccagccccagtctCGAAGTTTCTAAGAAAGGAAAGGGATGTGATGGAGAAAGAAAACCttcattggctgggcacggtggctcacgcctgtaatcccagcactttgggaggccgaggcaggcagatcacctgaggtcaggagtttgagaccagcctggccaacatagtgaaaccctgtctctactaaaaatacaaaaaattagccgggcgtggtggcgggcacctgtgatcccagctacttgggaggctgaggcaggagaatcgcttgaacctaggaggcagaggttgcagcgagccgagattgcgccgctgcactccagcctgggcaatgagcaaaactacatctcaaaaaaaaaacaacaacaacaaaaaagagaaaaccttcATCCCAGCTAGGAGAGGTAAGGTCCTAAGACCTATGTGACAAATGTGTCCCAGGTCTTCTTACCAATGGGGCAGGTTGAAAATAGTGCTGGAGACCCATCCCTTTAGAGCCCGTTGTGTCACCAGGAGGCCAGGCCTAGCAGAAGCAGCACCCCTCCAACTGTGCCCCACCAGGGGCTGCCCGCAgccagccctgccccagccctgccttgAGTCACCAATGTGAAGGGGGAAAAGGCAGGGGTGGCCGTGGTGAGGATCGGGTCAGATGAGCCGGTAGGGGTGGTGTGCCGGTCCtgtggggaaaaggaagagaatgacAGGGTGTGCTAGAGCTGTACTCAAATTAAACCTACACCACCCTCCCCGGCCTTGCCCACCCTGTGATGGAAAGTAGTGGTTCCTCACCTGCGGGGCTGGGGCCGATACCAGGAGCCGGAGGAAAGCATGAGTCGGGGGTACTGGGTTGGCTTCTCGTCCCCCTGCAGTCACAGTCACCATCACCACGGAATCCGGGGCCGCTGAATCTGGGACCTCCAGCCACAGGCGGCCCCAGGCCGACTCATTCAGTTCCAGGTGAGCCCTGGAGAGAGGATATAGGCGTCGCTAAAGCTCCAGGCTGCCCAGAGCCTAGAGTCGGGACGCCTGCAGGGGCACGGGAGCGGAGAGGAGGATTCTGAGGGCCAGTCGGAGGGGGACAGGGGCAGGGCTTGGGATAAGCATTGGCCGGGCAAGATGCCAGAGGGAGCTGGAGGGTTCATGAGCCTCACCTGGAGAGGTTGGAGGTGAGGGAGAAGCTGGGGTTGACGAAAGTCCTAAGGTCAAGATCCTGAGGGCCCGAGAAGCTGGCGATGCGGAGACTGAGCGGGACTTTGCTGCCCGGGGCCAAGAAACCCGAGGGGCCACTAAGCTGCAGAGAAGGGTTCTTCAGGGAAGGGGCCGCTCTAACTCTCTCCAGCCCCAGCCGCACTTTCCCCTGGCGTCTCACCTCCAGAAGGACAGGGACTACAGTGCTAGGCTGAGGGGCAGCCCTGTGCAGGCGCCGCCCCGCTGCGTCCTGGCCAATCAGCTCCAGGGAGAAGGGTCTAGGGGTGGACAGCAGCGTGGGCGACAGCGAGGCTGCGAGGAGACCTCGCTCCGGAGGTCCCACGGGCTCCAAGGGCACCTGGCCTAGTTCGGCACCCTCTGGGACCCCTCGAAGGATGACGTGGGAGAAATGCGGCTGAGGATCCCCAGGATTGGCTCTGGAACCCAACCCTGTCACTTCTACCAGCAGCTGGGTCTGAAGACCTGGGACAGGGGCGAGGAGGGGAGAACATTGTGAGATTcggagacacagggagaaaagaATTAATGGCCTTCAAAATAGGGGTTCCCTCTGGGGAGTATGGATGGGAAAATAGGTTACCTTCGAGGGGTATTGATGGGGAGCATCAGGAGGGAGTTCTGGGgtgctggaaatgttctatatcctGAACTGGGTGTATTATATGAAATccatcaaactgtacactttagTGCACATTAtgtaaattataactcaataTAAAAGTTATGCATATGCAcagatgtatgtatacatatatacattatatatataatatatatattatatattatatattttatatatatatataaaactgggGGTTAGGTGGGTGGGGGCTCAGGGAATAAATGTACCTGCAACTGGCTGAGTCAGGGGGTAGAGGCCAGGGTGGGGTCCATCCTCCATGGGGATCCCAAAGTGGAAGAGGAAGTCCAGGGAGGTCTGGGCTGGGAAAGGGCAAAGGCAGTCAGAGCCCTTCCTGAAAGGAATGTGACTGATCGTGTTCTCTGAGGCCTGCAGTCTCTGCTTCCCCTTCCCAGGAACACCTCCCTCCTTACCTTGCACTCTCACCCCAGGGGTGTCCTCAGCTGTGACCTGGATCTCCCAGGTTCCTGTCTGTGGAGGGTCATCCATGGTCACCATCCAGAACTGCCCAAAGCGGCGAGTGTGACCTAGAGGACCCCCGCCTTCCTCCTGGCCCTGGGAGACCCCTGGGGTCAGGGAAGAGATTGTCACATGAAGCACTTGCTCTCCTTGAGTACATCCCCTCGATTGTCTATTCCCCGGTCCCCTCTCTTCCCTCTACCTTCAGAGGTACCTGCAGGGTTCTTGATCCAGAAGCTGCTGATGTCTCCGTGGATCCGGACTGTGATCTTCTGGAGCAGCCCATCCACGCTGAACACAAGTGGCTGCCCAGGCACCACAACAGGAGGGTCCAGGGGAAGAGTCACCTTGAGGGATTGGCAGGACCAGAAAATGGGGAAGAAGATGAGGTATGGGATgaggaacaaagaagaaagggGAGATAGAAAGAAACCACGtcattgggccgggcgcagttggtcacgcctgtaatcccagcactttgggaggctgaggcgggtggatcacaaggtcaagagttcgagaccagcctggccaacacagtgaaactacatctctactaaaaaaaaaaaaatacaaaaaattagccaggtgtggtggtgggctcctgtaatcccagctacttgggaggctggagcaggagaatcgcttgaacccaacaggcagaggctgcagtgagccaagattgtaccattgcactccagcctgggcgacagtgcaagactctgtctcaaaaaaaaaaaaaaaaaaaaaagaaagaaaaagaaaaaagaaagaaaccacgtCAAACAGGCA
This region includes:
- the SAPCD1 gene encoding suppressor APC domain-containing protein 1, translated to MGSQGSGGVPLVQAPYTVLLLPLGTSRQDPGAQSFFLWLRRMQALEREQDALWQGLELLQHGQAWFEDHLREAQRQQLHLGALGENFLTDLHSEPGRPPLAQIQKVNICLQNLIHEKFSPSPLNKASSCTTQDSKERRREQNLWQQQELSRQQKGVTQPKEEMAQRGCTKGPRGPTRV